A single region of the Myripristis murdjan chromosome 3, fMyrMur1.1, whole genome shotgun sequence genome encodes:
- the nqo1 gene encoding NAD(P)H dehydrogenase [quinone] 1, with protein sequence MAQKTVLIVYAHQSPGSFNAAVRNVTVKALEEQGCRVIMSDLYAMNFRANATYDDIIGDWKNPELFQYGEETMHAWKEGRLSEDIVAEQNKIKEADLVIFQFPLYWFSVPAIMKGWMDRVLTQGFAFSLEKMYNNGVFKDKKAMLSFSTGAMPTMFRPDGINGDINVTLWPLQNGILHFCGFQVLAPQIFWCPVHSPHVARTAMLEGWQARLKGLFAERPLTFAPCELFDLSFQGGFLLHPSVREEYRSLPYGITTGHHLGKPLPPDNQITAQPPDENSGNSASEDNQITAQPPDEDSANSACEDNQITPQPPDEDSANSASEDNQITAQPPDENSANSACEDNQITPQPPDEDSANSASEDNQITPQPPDEDSANSASEDNQITAQPPDENSANSASED encoded by the exons atgg cacaGAAGACGGTTCTGATTGTGTACGCCCACCAGAGCCCGGGCTCGTTCAATGCGGCGGTGCGGAACGTGACGGTGAAGGCTCTGGAGGAACAGGGCTGCAGAGTCATCATGTCCGACCTGTACGCCATGAACTTCAGAGCTAACGCCACTTACGACGACATCATAG GCGATTGGAAGAACCCCGAGCTTTTCCAGTATGGAGAGGAGACCATGCATGCGTGGAAGGAAGGTCGCCTCAGTGAAGACATTGTGGCTGAGCAGAACAAAATTAAGGAAGCCGATCTCGTTATATTCCAG TTTCCTTTGTACTGGTTTAGTGTGCCTGCCATCATGAAGGGCTGGATGGACAGAGTTCTCACACAAGGCTTTGCTTTCTCCCTGGAAAAGATGTACAATAACGGCGTATTCAAG GATAAGAAAGCGATGCTATCCTTCAGTACCGGAGCAATGCCGACGATGTTTCGCCCTGACGGCATCAATGGAGACATAAATGTCACACTGTGGCCTCTCCAG AATGGCATTCTCCACTTCTGTGGATTTCAAGTCCTCGCTCCTCAGATATTCTGGTGCCCGGTTCACTCCCCCCATGTGGCGCGCACTGCAATGCTAGAGGGGTGGCAAGCTCGACTCAAAGGACTTTTTGCAGAAAGGCCTTTGACCTTTGCCCCTTGCGAGCTTTTTGACCTCAGTTTTCAAGGGGGCTTCTTGCTTCACCCTTCAGTGAGGGAGGAGTATCGGTCGCTTCCCTACGGCATCACTACAGGCCACCATCTAGGGAAACCGCTGCCCCCTGACAACCAGATTACAGCTCAGCCCCCAGATGAAAATAGTGGCAATTCAGCCTCTGAAGACAACCAGATTACAGCTCAGCCCCCAGATGAAGATAGTGCCAATTCAGCCTGTGAAGACAACCAGATTACACCTCAGCCCCCAGATGAAGATAGTGCCAATTCAGCCTCTGAAGACAACCAGATTACAGCTCAGCCCCCAGATGAAAATAGTGCCAATTCAGCCTGTGAAGACAACCAGATTACACCTCAGCCCCCAGATGAAGATAGTGCCAATTCAGCCTCTGAAGACAACCAGATTACACCTCAGCCCCCAGATGAAGATAGTGCCAATTCAGCCTCTGAAGACAACCAGATTACAGCTCAGCCCCCAGATGAAAATAGTGCCAATTCAGCCTCTGAAGACTAG
- the LOC115356807 gene encoding C-C motif chemokine 17-like — translation MKMLVILVLLGLACFSHIAPSDAVIHRDPKDDCCVKFSSNKIPLCRVTSITPTSSTCTPKAVVFTTVANKTICALANQHWVMSRIAAFQSGAPRKTCP, via the exons ATGAAGATGCTGGTGATTCTTGTGCTGCTGGGACTGGCCTGTTTCTCCCACATTGCACCTTCAG ATGCCGTGATACATCGAGACCCAAAAGATGACTGCTGTGTAAAATTCTCTTCAAATAAAATTCCATTATGCAGGGTGACGTCGATCACACCAACCTCAAGCACCTGCACCCCCAAAGCAGTGGT ATTTACAACTGTTGCCAACAAGACGATTTGTGCCTTGGCCAACCAGCACTGGGTGATGAGCCGTATTGCAGCGTTTCAGTCAGGTgcaccaagaaaaacatgtcCCTGA
- the LOC115356799 gene encoding gamma-aminobutyric acid receptor-associated protein-like 2, which yields MKWMFKEDHSLEHRCIESAKIRNKYPDRVPVIVEKVSGSQIVDIDKRKYLVPSDITVAQFMWIIRKRIQLPSEKAIFLFVDKTVPQSSITMGQLYEKEKDEDGFLYVAYSGENTFGF from the exons ATGAAATGGATGTTCAAAGAGGATCACTCCTTGG AACATCGGTGCATAGAGTCAGCCAAAATTCGCAACAAATACCCTGATAGGGTTCCG GTGATTGTGGAGAAGGTGTCTGGATCACAGATAGTGGACATCGACAAGAGGAAGTACCTGGTTCCCTCGGACATCACAGTGGCTCAGTTCATGTGGATCATCAGGAAACGCATCCAACTGCCCTCCGAGAAGGCCATCTTCTTGTTTGTGGATAAGACCGTGCCTCAGTCCAG CATCACAATGGGACAGCTGTATGAGAAAGAGAAGGATGAGGACGGCTTTTTATACGTGGCATACAGCGGCGAGAACACCTTTGGTTTTTAA
- the kiaa0895l gene encoding uncharacterized protein KIAA0895-like produces MVLDPGEVCMDRAEVEGVGRSSSRLEPGNGSDPPKNPTSISNAAPRPRARRSNATKREEVSHNGLPAQTKPPDSGQAQVAERRLSRGGATPKLPLRRPLSLEMTPQRLRGSQEQMVDRRTLQPPWRSGAAAPSPPARSLTSPSLGPGGWMRRSESTCSVNYSLGLRVGKGQMRPATSLPHIAKGVGTAPLNSPSRPCLLVALRPLNLEQERQTFFQSDYKYEPQFEYAQPEPSSVLEKYKEGSGLFLEQAVGIMECVLRKFDSYENFEEVTGGNVLPKSRVWASVRKYLQKENCVGEVVVCLSEELLSQAVMMVESCRPTLTINLAGARQHWLEGMLRHEIGTHYLRGVNNNLQPWATAAGRKQFGLKPANPTEEGLASLHSVLLRKQPYLWRAALLYYTVYHAASMSFSQLFSHIARFVQDPAVRWEYCLRAKRGQTDTSKPGCFSKDQVYLDGILRILRHRRTIDFKMLASLGKVSYEDVERLRHLAVLRRTRIPHFMQDQERYLQHLDHIVTVNELDDAQLEHLLP; encoded by the exons ATGGTTTTGGACCCAGGTGAAGTCTGCATGGATCGGGCTGAGGTTGAAGGAGTTGggcggagcagcagcaggttagAGCCAGGAAATGGATCGGATCCACCCAAAAACCCCACCAGCATCTCCAATGCAGCCCCCAGACCTCGGGCGAGAAGGAGCAATGCCACTAAAAGGGAGGAGGTATCCCACAACGGGCTTCCGGCTCAGACCAAGCCCCCAGACTCAGGCCAGGCCCAGGTAGCTGAGAGGAGGTTATCAAGGGGCGGGGCCACGCCCAAACTGCCGCTGCGCCGGCCCCTCAGCCTGGAGATGACCCCCCAGCGCCTTCGGGGGTCTCAAGAGCAGATGGTGGACCGGCGAACCCTTCAGCCTCCCTGGCGTAGTGGTGCGGCTGCCCCCTCACCCCCAGCTCGCAGCCTGACCAGCCCCAGCCTGGGCCCTGGAGGCTGGATGCGCCGCAGTGAGAGCACCTGCTCAGTCAACTACTCTCTGGGACTTCGGGTCGGTAAAGGGCAAATGCGACCTGCCACTTCCCTGCCACACATCGCCAAAGGGGTGGGGACCGCTCCGCTGAATTCGCCCTCAAGGCCCTGCCTGCTGGTGGCCCTCAGGCCCCTGAACCTGGAGCAGGAGAGGCAGACTTTCTTCCAGTCAGACTACAAGTATGAGCCTCAGTTTGAGTATGCGCAGCCCGAGCCAAGCAGCGTGCTGGAGAAATACAAGGAGGGCTCAGGCCTCTTCCTTGAGCAG GCAGTTGGAATCATGGAGTGTGTATTGAGGAAGTTTGACTCCTATGAGAATTTTGAGGAGGTCACGGGAGGCAACGTGCTCCCTAAAAGTCGGGTTTGGGCATCTGTACGCAAATATCTGCAGAAGGAGAACTGTGTAGGAGAG GTtgtggtgtgtctgtctgaAGAACTGCTGTCTCAGGCGGTCATGATGGTGGAGAGCTGCCGTCCCACCCTTACTATAAACCTGGCTGGAGCTCGACAACACTGGCTGGAGGGAATGTTAAGACATGAGATCG GCACACATTATTTGCGAGGGGTCAATAACAATCTGCAACCATGGGCTACCGCAGCAGGCAGGAAGCAGTTTGGCCTTAAACCGGCCAATCCCACAGAGGAGGGCCTGGCCAGCTTGCATAGTGTGTTGCTACGGAAACAGCCCTACCTTTGGCGCGCAGCTCTGCTCTACTACACGGTGTATCACGCCGCCAGCATGAGCTTCAGCCAGCTCTTCAGTCATATCGCCCGCTTTGTCCAGGACCCGGCTGTGCGCTGGGAGTACTGTCTGCGCGCCAAAAGGGGACAGACGGACACCTCCAAGCCAG GTTGCTTCAGTAAAGACCAGGTTTATCTGGATGGGATCCTCAGGATTCTTCGGCATCGGAGGACCATTGATTTCAAGATGTTGGCCTCTCTGGGCAAG GTGTCATATGAAGACGTGGAGCGGCTCCGGCATCTGGCGGTGCTTCGCAGGACCAGGATCCCACACTTCATGCAAGACCAGGAGCGGTATCTGCAGCATCTCGACCACATCGTCACTGTCAATGAACTGGATGATGCCCAGCTGGAACATCTTTTACCCTGA